A part of Gracilimonas sediminicola genomic DNA contains:
- the hemB gene encoding porphobilinogen synthase yields MKYPKTRLRRNRQSDAIREMVQENRLHPSDFIAPIFIMEGENKKEEIPSMPEYFRYSLDLLKDELDELVEVGIQSVLLFVKVPDERKDNKGTEALNDDGLMQESVRFIKKHYPDLLVMTDVAMDPYSSYGHDGIVEDGEIVNDPSVEVLAQMAVSHAKAGADMVAPSDMMDGRIGAMREALDEAGFENTGIMAYSAKYASSYYGPFRDALDSAPGFGDKKTYQMNPANVDEALREVELDIQEGADIVMVKPGMPYLDVVRAVKQNFNIPVSVYNVSGEYAMIKAAAEKGWLNEEEAMMEALLGFKRAGADLIATYFAKAAARIIHK; encoded by the coding sequence ATGAAATACCCAAAAACGCGATTACGACGAAACCGGCAATCAGATGCCATCCGTGAGATGGTGCAGGAAAACCGTTTACATCCATCCGATTTTATTGCTCCCATTTTCATCATGGAAGGAGAGAACAAGAAAGAAGAAATCCCGAGCATGCCGGAATATTTTCGTTATTCGCTGGACTTGCTGAAGGATGAACTGGATGAACTGGTGGAAGTTGGGATTCAGTCGGTATTGTTATTTGTGAAGGTTCCGGACGAAAGGAAAGACAATAAAGGCACCGAGGCTTTAAACGATGACGGACTGATGCAAGAATCAGTTCGGTTCATCAAAAAGCATTACCCGGATTTGTTGGTTATGACCGATGTGGCGATGGACCCGTATTCCTCATACGGACATGATGGCATAGTGGAAGATGGCGAGATTGTGAATGACCCTTCGGTGGAGGTGCTGGCACAGATGGCCGTCAGTCATGCCAAAGCCGGAGCTGATATGGTGGCGCCTTCCGACATGATGGATGGACGGATTGGAGCTATGCGTGAAGCACTGGATGAAGCAGGTTTCGAAAACACCGGTATTATGGCGTACAGTGCAAAATATGCATCTTCTTACTACGGTCCGTTTCGTGATGCCCTGGATTCTGCACCTGGATTTGGAGACAAGAAAACCTATCAGATGAATCCTGCTAATGTGGACGAAGCCCTGCGTGAAGTAGAGCTGGATATTCAGGAAGGAGCCGATATTGTCATGGTGAAGCCCGGAATGCCGTACCTGGATGTGGTGCGGGCCGTAAAGCAGAATTTCAACATTCCGGTTTCGGTGTATAACGTTTCCGGAGAATATGCAATGATTAAAGCAGCTGCTGAAAAAGGCTGGCTCAATGAAGAAGAGGCCATGATGGAAGCACTTTTAGGATTCAAAAGAGCCGGCGCTGATTTGATTGCCACTTATTTTGCGAAGGCTGCTGCCCGTATTATTCATAAATAG
- the hemF gene encoding oxygen-dependent coproporphyrinogen oxidase, with protein sequence MPDLKSKKEEFSRFVKDVQQHICDELEAVDGTQKFRIEDWEREGFGGGSTRIISGGDVIEKGGVNVSAVGGPLPEAMQKKFEVPESEFFATGVSLVIHPQNPFVPTVHANYRYFELYDKDTGELKDQWFGGGADMTPYYLFPEDAKHFHQVHKEVCDRFSPEYYSDFKAECDAYFYNHHREEARGIGGLFFDYQRPDKNRSADDLFEFCKAAGFAFTDAYVPIMKKRKDDEFSQEHRDWQEIRRGRYVEFNLIHDRGTLFGLKTKGRIESILMSLPPKVQWVYDHHPEPGSPEAELVEHLKPIDWINYS encoded by the coding sequence ATGCCAGATTTGAAATCCAAAAAAGAAGAATTCAGCCGGTTCGTTAAGGATGTGCAACAGCACATCTGTGATGAATTAGAGGCTGTGGATGGAACCCAAAAATTCCGTATTGAGGATTGGGAGCGGGAAGGATTTGGAGGAGGCAGCACGCGCATTATTTCCGGTGGCGATGTGATAGAAAAAGGCGGGGTGAATGTGTCGGCCGTGGGCGGTCCTCTGCCGGAAGCGATGCAAAAGAAATTTGAGGTACCTGAATCCGAGTTTTTTGCCACGGGAGTCTCACTGGTAATACATCCCCAAAACCCCTTTGTGCCCACTGTTCACGCCAACTACCGGTATTTTGAACTGTATGATAAAGACACCGGAGAGCTGAAAGATCAGTGGTTTGGCGGCGGGGCCGACATGACGCCCTATTACCTGTTTCCGGAGGATGCAAAACATTTTCACCAGGTTCATAAAGAAGTATGCGACCGGTTCAGCCCGGAGTATTATTCTGACTTTAAAGCTGAATGTGATGCCTATTTCTACAATCATCACCGGGAGGAAGCCCGTGGAATCGGCGGACTGTTTTTTGATTATCAGCGCCCGGATAAGAACCGTTCTGCAGATGATTTATTCGAGTTTTGTAAGGCGGCCGGCTTTGCCTTCACCGATGCCTACGTTCCGATCATGAAAAAGCGGAAGGATGATGAGTTTAGCCAGGAACACCGGGACTGGCAGGAAATCCGCCGTGGCCGTTATGTGGAATTTAATTTAATTCACGATCGCGGTACCTTATTCGGGCTGAAGACCAAAGGCCGGATTGAATCTATTTTGATGAGCCTGCCGCCGAAAGTACAGTGGGTGTACGATCATCATCCGGAGCCGGGCAGCCCCGAAGCCGAGCTGGTGGAACACCTGAAACCCATTGATTGGATTAATTATAGCTAA
- the hemE gene encoding uroporphyrinogen decarboxylase → MNFPELKNRLLLDVLEGNETERPPVWMMRQAGRYLPEYMEIKKKYGFFERVKTPELACEITIQPIDIVGTDAAILFSDILVLIECLDVEVQLKPGFGPYLPEPIRTVEQVENLNIIPAEEQLSYVYDALSLTRKTLDGRVPLIGFAGAPWTLFCYLVEGQGSKTFSTAKSFLFSQPEAAQKLLEVMTDQTIQYLHHQVKAGAQVLQVFESWAAALGPDDFRKLALPHLQRIAKEDYGVPLIMFCKDAEWSYPYFVDTNVSGFGIGWGCTPEHAREFAGDKVVQGNFDPSKLLMSPDKIEAEATEMMKRFGKGNYIANLGHGILPNVPVENAKRFVDTVKDFRY, encoded by the coding sequence ATGAATTTTCCTGAACTGAAGAACCGATTACTGCTGGATGTACTTGAAGGCAATGAAACTGAACGTCCACCGGTATGGATGATGCGTCAGGCCGGGCGATACCTTCCGGAATACATGGAGATTAAAAAGAAGTACGGCTTTTTTGAGCGGGTTAAAACCCCGGAACTGGCTTGTGAAATCACCATTCAGCCCATCGATATTGTAGGCACCGATGCAGCCATCCTTTTTTCCGATATCCTGGTTTTGATTGAATGCCTGGATGTGGAAGTACAGTTGAAGCCGGGTTTTGGTCCTTACCTGCCGGAACCAATCCGAACAGTGGAGCAGGTGGAAAACCTGAACATCATTCCGGCAGAGGAACAACTGAGCTATGTGTACGATGCACTGTCGCTCACCCGAAAAACGCTGGACGGCCGTGTTCCCTTAATCGGTTTCGCCGGCGCCCCGTGGACGCTCTTCTGTTACCTGGTTGAAGGGCAGGGTTCAAAAACCTTCTCTACAGCAAAATCCTTTTTGTTCTCACAACCGGAGGCTGCTCAAAAGTTGCTGGAAGTGATGACGGACCAAACCATTCAATACTTGCATCATCAGGTGAAAGCCGGGGCACAAGTGCTTCAGGTGTTTGAATCGTGGGCGGCCGCACTGGGCCCGGATGATTTCCGGAAATTAGCCCTGCCGCACTTGCAGCGTATTGCCAAAGAAGACTATGGCGTGCCGTTAATTATGTTTTGCAAGGATGCAGAATGGAGCTACCCTTATTTTGTAGATACGAATGTATCTGGTTTTGGAATAGGCTGGGGATGCACCCCCGAACATGCCCGCGAATTTGCCGGTGATAAGGTAGTTCAGGGAAATTTTGATCCGTCCAAATTATTAATGAGCCCCGATAAAATCGAAGCCGAAGCAACAGAGATGATGAAAAGGTTCGGCAAAGGAAATTACATCGCGAATTTGGGGCATGGCATTTTGCCAAACGTCCCGGTCGAAAATGCCAAACGATTCGTAGATACGGTTAAGGATTTTAGATATTGA
- a CDS encoding uroporphyrinogen-III synthase — translation MINQNKPRILFTTRLKKQRLAALQSSGFSVESVPFITFEYVIPAMWISQLPDQTDAWIFTSKKAVKAIKPAFKDLEVPEHIFAVGSKTAEMLEELNLEVTIPDEYNVVALAEKMKELELTNVTHFCGNLKAGDLNKLLGEDVNLTSVEVYRTKLAPHTLNISNYDGIVFMSPSAVESFSERNEINGTAKVFCIGPTTEAAAEEVGFENCITPEYSTLDDLTESIQNYFN, via the coding sequence ATGATTAACCAAAACAAGCCCAGAATTTTATTCACCACACGGCTTAAAAAGCAAAGGTTGGCAGCCTTGCAGTCGTCCGGCTTCTCAGTGGAGAGCGTGCCCTTTATAACCTTCGAGTATGTGATCCCCGCCATGTGGATTAGCCAGCTTCCCGACCAAACCGATGCGTGGATATTTACCAGCAAGAAAGCAGTAAAAGCTATCAAGCCGGCCTTTAAAGACCTGGAAGTACCCGAACACATTTTTGCCGTAGGTTCTAAAACTGCTGAGATGCTGGAGGAACTGAATCTTGAAGTTACCATTCCGGACGAGTACAATGTTGTCGCTCTCGCTGAAAAGATGAAAGAGCTTGAACTAACAAACGTGACTCATTTCTGCGGAAATTTAAAAGCCGGAGACTTAAATAAACTGCTGGGCGAGGATGTAAACCTTACTTCCGTGGAAGTTTACCGAACTAAACTGGCTCCTCATACCTTAAATATTTCCAACTACGACGGCATTGTTTTTATGAGCCCAAGCGCGGTGGAGTCATTTTCTGAACGGAATGAGATAAACGGAACGGCTAAAGTTTTTTGTATTGGACCTACCACAGAGGCCGCAGCTGAAGAAGTAGGCTTTGAAAATTGTATCACCCCGGAATACTCTACTCTGGACGACCTGACTGAATCCATTCAAAATTATTTTAACTGA
- the hemC gene encoding hydroxymethylbilane synthase yields the protein MKLKIGTRKSTLALWQAELVSKKLNALDVQTQLVEIESFGDKEQDIPIHKLGDKGVFTKALDDALIKGEVDLAVHSLKDVPTVLLNDLDLVSVLERGNPRDVLVKPKEEKENTRRTIATGSIRRTAFWKNRFPGDEVVGLRGNVPTRLQKVDDNDWYGAVFAYAGLERIGFENRISEVLDWMIPAPSQGAVGVVARKDTTHRELFNKLNHNETRICVDIERAFLNELEAGCSSPVGAHAYIKKDMLYFTGAVLALDGSRRMDVEREIPVSEATAEKGHQWADLLKNDGAVELLTHRNSND from the coding sequence ATGAAGCTTAAAATCGGTACCCGAAAAAGTACACTCGCTCTTTGGCAGGCAGAATTAGTCAGCAAAAAGCTGAACGCCCTTGATGTGCAAACACAGCTGGTGGAAATTGAATCGTTTGGCGACAAAGAGCAGGATATTCCCATTCACAAACTGGGCGATAAAGGAGTTTTTACCAAGGCTCTGGATGATGCACTTATTAAAGGAGAGGTGGATCTTGCGGTGCATTCTCTGAAAGATGTACCCACCGTATTGCTGAATGACCTCGATTTGGTTTCGGTACTGGAAAGAGGCAATCCCCGCGATGTACTGGTGAAGCCCAAAGAGGAAAAAGAAAATACCCGGCGAACGATCGCAACCGGGAGCATACGCCGGACCGCCTTCTGGAAAAATCGTTTTCCGGGAGATGAAGTAGTTGGCCTGAGAGGAAATGTACCAACCCGCCTACAAAAAGTGGATGACAACGATTGGTACGGAGCGGTATTTGCCTATGCCGGTTTGGAGCGTATTGGTTTTGAAAACAGGATCAGCGAGGTATTGGATTGGATGATCCCGGCGCCATCGCAGGGAGCCGTTGGAGTAGTAGCGAGAAAAGATACCACCCATCGGGAATTATTTAATAAGCTGAATCACAACGAGACACGGATTTGTGTAGATATTGAACGGGCGTTTTTGAATGAACTGGAAGCGGGGTGTTCATCACCGGTTGGGGCTCATGCCTACATCAAAAAAGATATGCTTTACTTCACAGGAGCGGTGTTAGCTCTGGATGGTTCACGACGAATGGATGTAGAACGGGAAATTCCGGTTTCAGAAGCAACGGCTGAAAAAGGGCATCAATGGGCTGATTTATTGAAGAATGACGGAGCGGTTGAATTATTAACCCACCGAAATTCCAATGATTAA
- the hemA gene encoding glutamyl-tRNA reductase, with amino-acid sequence MRFSAIGISHWKSEVSIRELFYLDNHRRELLDFHTKDIPGGVMMLDTCNRTELYAFCDSEVLISALCKSTNTDRKFFKEHGYVYEEEDAYNHLYKVGTGLDSQVLGDVQIIQQVKQAYKKSKDQLSGEFHQLVQSVFRAHKRSRTETDFGRGTASVGFAATQHALDHFKDLSSINILLVGAGKMGKVSCKNLVSNGAEHISVVNRTIDRAKELASTFDIKAHAFSELDEEIKKADLIIAATGANKPILLPEHFKGVERSQLVLDLSVPRNVEPAVGELEQVTLVDMDSIHEDNQKALEKRENAIPKIKEIIEEEKADFLKGVKRSRYLLPRIKEIDHRLSDITDAELDRVKHKMDDDSYAKMEEVTRRIKKKIMAIHIDRIDKEFEKAQNEA; translated from the coding sequence ATGAGGTTTAGTGCAATAGGAATTTCTCACTGGAAAAGTGAGGTCTCTATTCGTGAATTATTTTATTTAGACAATCATCGCAGGGAGCTTTTGGATTTTCACACCAAAGATATTCCCGGAGGTGTGATGATGCTGGATACCTGTAACCGGACCGAGCTATATGCTTTTTGTGATTCGGAGGTGTTGATTTCTGCGCTTTGCAAATCAACCAATACCGATCGCAAGTTTTTTAAAGAGCACGGGTATGTTTATGAAGAAGAGGATGCCTACAATCATTTGTATAAGGTAGGCACGGGGCTCGATTCCCAGGTTTTGGGAGATGTGCAGATCATCCAGCAGGTTAAGCAGGCCTATAAAAAATCTAAAGACCAGCTTTCCGGTGAATTTCACCAGCTGGTACAATCCGTTTTCCGAGCACACAAAAGAAGCCGTACTGAAACCGATTTCGGCCGAGGTACGGCTTCTGTGGGTTTTGCCGCCACCCAGCATGCCCTTGATCACTTTAAGGACCTGAGCTCTATCAACATCCTGTTGGTGGGAGCCGGGAAAATGGGTAAGGTTTCCTGTAAAAACCTGGTTTCCAATGGTGCAGAACACATTTCTGTGGTGAACCGAACCATCGACAGGGCCAAAGAGCTGGCTTCCACATTCGACATAAAAGCTCATGCATTTTCAGAGCTGGATGAAGAAATCAAAAAAGCGGATCTCATCATTGCCGCTACCGGCGCTAATAAACCCATCTTGCTCCCGGAGCATTTTAAAGGGGTTGAGAGATCCCAGCTGGTACTTGATTTAAGCGTGCCACGGAATGTAGAGCCGGCCGTGGGTGAATTAGAGCAAGTTACGCTGGTTGATATGGATTCCATTCATGAAGACAACCAAAAGGCGCTGGAAAAGAGAGAGAATGCCATTCCAAAAATCAAGGAAATCATAGAGGAAGAAAAAGCAGATTTTCTCAAAGGTGTAAAACGCTCCAGGTATCTGTTACCCCGCATCAAAGAAATTGATCACCGCTTAAGTGATATTACCGATGCGGAACTGGACCGCGTAAAACATAAGATGGATGACGACTCTTATGCGAAGATGGAAGAAGTGACCCGCCGCATCAAAAAGAAAATCATGGCCATTCATATAGATCGAATCGACAAAGAATTCGAGAAGGCACAAAATGAAGCTTAA
- a CDS encoding DUF3127 domain-containing protein, protein MDLQLTGKVTQILDEQSGQGKNGPWRKRDFILETKGQYPKQVCITQWGDNIDQQAVNKGDEVTVSIDIQSREYKGNWYTDVKAWKVEKAQGDVQAPPSAPGLTREGNQEMDLDDDLPF, encoded by the coding sequence ATGGATCTTCAGTTAACAGGAAAAGTCACACAAATATTAGATGAGCAATCAGGTCAGGGGAAAAATGGTCCATGGAGAAAAAGAGATTTTATTCTCGAAACCAAAGGGCAGTACCCCAAGCAGGTGTGTATTACACAATGGGGTGATAACATCGATCAGCAGGCGGTTAATAAAGGAGATGAAGTCACTGTTTCCATTGACATCCAAAGCCGGGAATATAAAGGGAATTGGTACACCGACGTAAAGGCCTGGAAAGTTGAAAAAGCCCAGGGTGATGTGCAGGCCCCGCCAAGTGCCCCCGGTTTAACCCGCGAAGGCAATCAGGAAATGGACCTGGATGACGACCTGCCGTTTTAG
- a CDS encoding potassium channel beta subunit family protein has translation MEYRFLGRSGLKVSALSFGSWVTFGEQVDTDLAYNQMKTAYDAGVNFFDNAEAYEMGKSETIMGQVIKKAEWKRSDLVLSTKIFWGGEGENDQGLSFKHIKEGTEASLRRLQTDYVDLIFCHRPDKFTPVEETVWAMNQMINEGKALYWGTSEWSADQIRKAYDFARENHLRPPLMEQPEYNMFKRDKVEKEFSALYEDIGLGTTIWSPLASGLLTGKYNDGIPEGSRLDLEKYSWLRKKLLESEEGKAKLRKVANLAAVSDEIGVPMPQLALAWCLNNENVSTVITGASTVEQVEQNMKTMDILDKVDEEVMGKIEEILDNKPKEDIDWRRN, from the coding sequence ATGGAATACAGGTTTTTAGGAAGATCAGGACTTAAAGTATCAGCGCTGTCATTTGGATCGTGGGTTACTTTTGGCGAACAGGTGGATACAGATCTCGCCTACAATCAAATGAAAACGGCTTATGATGCCGGCGTGAATTTCTTTGATAATGCTGAGGCGTATGAGATGGGGAAGTCGGAAACCATTATGGGACAGGTTATCAAAAAAGCTGAATGGAAACGGTCGGATCTGGTGCTTTCAACCAAAATATTCTGGGGCGGCGAAGGTGAAAACGATCAGGGCTTGTCATTTAAGCATATTAAAGAGGGAACAGAAGCTTCCCTGAGGCGACTACAAACGGATTATGTAGATCTCATTTTTTGCCACCGCCCCGACAAGTTCACCCCGGTGGAAGAAACCGTTTGGGCTATGAATCAAATGATTAACGAAGGCAAGGCCCTATACTGGGGAACCAGCGAGTGGAGTGCCGATCAAATCCGCAAAGCCTACGATTTTGCCCGGGAGAATCATTTACGTCCACCGCTGATGGAGCAGCCGGAATACAACATGTTCAAGCGGGATAAGGTGGAGAAAGAATTTTCAGCCCTGTATGAAGATATTGGATTGGGGACTACCATTTGGAGTCCGCTGGCCAGTGGCTTGCTCACCGGAAAGTACAATGATGGAATCCCGGAAGGTTCGCGACTGGATTTGGAAAAGTACAGCTGGCTCCGAAAAAAGCTGCTTGAAAGCGAAGAGGGAAAAGCCAAGCTTAGAAAAGTAGCTAACCTGGCAGCTGTATCTGATGAAATAGGCGTTCCGATGCCTCAACTTGCACTGGCATGGTGCCTGAACAATGAGAATGTCAGCACTGTAATTACCGGGGCTTCTACTGTGGAACAGGTGGAGCAAAACATGAAAACCATGGACATCCTCGATAAGGTAGATGAGGAAGTGATGGGTAAAATTGAGGAAATCCTGGACAACAAGCCAAAGGAAGATATCGACTGGAGACGGAATTAA